TTGTGAGTTTGTCCCCCCTAGCCGGTGCCGGCACCCAAAATAGCCAGGAAGAAGGCGGTGAATCCGCTCAAGCAACCGTGCCGGCAACCGTGCGGCTGAGCACTCCCAGCGGTAAGCTGATTCCAGGCAGTCAGGTGAATGTGGAAATCGTGTTGGAGGCGCGGCAAAATGTCGTGGTTTTGGATACGGAGGCAATCCAGCGCGATGGGCCATTACCGTTTGTCTGGGTGCGCGACACTCAAGGCAAAGCTCAGAAACGGCCTGTTAAGCTGGGTTTAGAGGGGTTGGTTACGGTGGAGGTCAAATCTGGACTGCGACCGGGCGACCAGGTCGTGCTGCCTCCGCCAGAGGCTGCTTTGGAGGCTGGAATGCCGGTAGCTCCCGAAGTAGAACCCCCGAAAGCTAAAAATGGCAAGGGAAAAACGAGAAATAGAAAGTAACCGCCCAACTCTAAAATCGACATGAGCCTCGCCCCTTTCGATCTCCTCGCCCTCACTTGCAACTCGTTGCGCGGCAACCCCTTGCGTTCCGCCCTGACAACGCTGGGAGTGTTCATGGGAGTAGCTGCTGTCAGCGCCACACTTCAAGTAGGCAGCATTAGCAAAGCAGTGATCCAACAGCAACTTGCAGAACGCGATGCGCCTCAAGTTGGGGTTGTCCCCCAGTGGAACCCTGCCTCCCGGCAGCGTATCAATCTGAAGTTGGAAGATATGGAATTTTTACGCCAGCGAATCATGGGTTTGCAGGCGATCAGTGCGACAGAGTGGGCCGGTTCTTCTAAAACGGTGTTTCAGGGAGAGGAAGCAACGCCTTCTATGCAGGCGGTTTCTCAAGACTACTTGCTCACATCAGGCCGGCAATTAGTCGCAGGCCGGTTTTTCAATCCTGCGGATTTTGCCAGCTACCGTCCTGTGGTAGTGATTGATGAATTTCTGGTAGAAAAACTGTTTCAAGGTGAAGATCCGGTCAATCAACGTATCTATGCTGATAGCCGGCCTTATATTGTCGTGGGGGTAGTGCCAACCAAGGTGAGCGAGGATGAACCGACGGGACAACTGCTGATGCCGATGTCGGTTTACAGCGCCCTGACGGGTAGCCGCGATATTGGAGTCATTCGGCTACGCCCTTACAATATGGAAGACTTGGCCGATATGGAAGAACAAGCCAAGAAGCTCATGGAACAGCGTTTTCCAGGCCAGAAGTTTTGGACTTTTAACAATGTTGATGACATTATAGAGCAGCAAAAAACCCTGGAATTGGTTTCCCAGGCGCTGCTAGCAGTTGGGGCGATTTCGTTGCTGGTTGGGGGCGTTGGAATTGCTAATATTAGTATCGCAGCGGTGATGGAGCGCACCCCAGAAATCGGTTTGAGGCGAGCAATTGGGGCAACTCAGCAAGATATTATGTTGCAGTTTATTCTAGAGGCAGCGATTTTAAGTTTAGTCGGGGGAATTGTAGCAATTGTAACAGTACACGGGTTAACCGTTGTGGTGGCTGAGACGTTTACACTGCCTTACGAATTTGAAACCGGCACCGCAGCTTTAGCATTAGGATCAGCACTGTTAGTCGGAGTCGGCGCAGGATTTATGCCGGCTATCCGCGCCAGCCGGCTCGATCCCGTTAAAGCATTACGTTCTGAGTAAAAATCAGCCATAAATTTAAAAAATACCCAATAAAAATACAAACTAAATCACCTCAACCCTTAACCCATCTGCGGGTAAAAAAAAACACTCTTGCGCTTATGTATCAACCCCCGCATCCTACCTCCAACGAGCCAGATCCCAAACAGCGTTCATTTCCCTTCACTCCAGACAGAATGTTTCGCATTCTCACACTCGTGAGTTCTACTGTGGGCTGGGTTTGTATTCTAGCTTTTGCACTTAAACCTTTTTTAACTGTCAAAGCGACTGCTAAAGGTAAATTAGTTGAGCCGGCAACCTCTGCAAAGATTAACCCTGTTCAAGTTAAAAACAATCAGCGGTTAATATCTTCTCAAATCTCAACTCAAAATAATCCTCCACTTCCTAACGTTCACCAGAAGCAACCAATTGCTCTACCTGCGTCGGCACTTCAACCTTCAAATTATCAAAATTTTGCATTAAAAACAGGTAAGAATAATTCTTTAAGTCAGATAAAAAAATTTGGATGGAAAAAGCCGATTAATACTTTAGCCTCTGTAAATCGTTCTCAATCCCTGAATTTCCCTGCAAAAATTTCCACCCAATTTCAGCAGTCTCCCTTGCCAACATTTAGCTCCATTTCACCGACAAATAATTTGGAAAGTAAAAAAAGAGCGGATTTACAGACTGAAACGAAACAAGAACCGGCACAACAACCATCCGTTACAGACGGGCAGGGGATTCTTTTAACGGTTTCTGATATTGTAATTTTGGCTTTGCAGAATAATCGAGATATTAAAAACGCTTATTTAGAAAGAATTGTACAAAGACAAGATTTAGTTGTTGAAGAAGATAAGTTTGTCCCGAACTTTACCCCCACAATTTCCATCGCATTAGATCGTCAAAGGGTGGGT
This DNA window, taken from Microcoleus sp. FACHB-68, encodes the following:
- a CDS encoding ABC transporter permease, which codes for MSLAPFDLLALTCNSLRGNPLRSALTTLGVFMGVAAVSATLQVGSISKAVIQQQLAERDAPQVGVVPQWNPASRQRINLKLEDMEFLRQRIMGLQAISATEWAGSSKTVFQGEEATPSMQAVSQDYLLTSGRQLVAGRFFNPADFASYRPVVVIDEFLVEKLFQGEDPVNQRIYADSRPYIVVGVVPTKVSEDEPTGQLLMPMSVYSALTGSRDIGVIRLRPYNMEDLADMEEQAKKLMEQRFPGQKFWTFNNVDDIIEQQKTLELVSQALLAVGAISLLVGGVGIANISIAAVMERTPEIGLRRAIGATQQDIMLQFILEAAILSLVGGIVAIVTVHGLTVVVAETFTLPYEFETGTAALALGSALLVGVGAGFMPAIRASRLDPVKALRSE